Proteins co-encoded in one Montipora capricornis isolate CH-2021 chromosome 12, ASM3666992v2, whole genome shotgun sequence genomic window:
- the LOC138026255 gene encoding mitochondrial substrate carrier family protein G-like translates to MADSERKNIDIEVSIPSNELSFIRRTIKNIVSGTFSGIAVCLVGHPFDTLKVRLQTQPVDRPVYKGLLDCFLKTMKWEGIGGLYKGVGSPIVGQMFFRATLFTSYYQITTFFAGKSRHGQRLTIPEYFLSGMFTGFVAALVEGPIDLFKSKMQIQIIRAKSGEPVMYRNVFHAAYVIVKKHGIRGAYQGLPATWLRNIPANSAFFGFYELSRTLATPEGGTVQDLSPFALLASGGTGGFLYWFLTYPTDVIKSSMQADDSIVEKRRFKSIKDCIRQLYHEGGWKRFYTGFTPCLLRSIPANATLFFVVETMRKYLPL, encoded by the exons atggcggactcTGAGAGAAAAAACATAGACATCGAGGTTTCAATTCCAAGTAATGAGCTTTCATTTATTCGGAGAACCATCAAAAATATAGTCTCAGGGACATTCAGTGGAATTGCTGTTTGCCTGGTGGGTCATCCATTCGATACACTTAAAGTTCGTCTGCAAACACAACCTGTTGATCGGCCGGTCTACAAAGGGCTCTTGGattgttttttgaaaacaatgaagTGGGAAGGAATCGGAGGATTATACAAAGGGGTCG GTTCTCCGATAGTTGGTCAGATGTTTTTTAGGGCAACCTTGTTCACATCCTATTATCAG ATAACTACCTTTTTTGCTGGGAAGAGTCGCCACGGTCAGCGACTCACTATTCCTGAATACTTTCTGAGTGGTATGTTTACAGGTTTTGTTGCTGCATTGGTTGAAGGTCCTATTGATTTG TTTAAATCAAAAATGCAAATCCAGATAATAAGAGCTAAGTCTGGGGAACCAGTTATGTACAGAAACGTGTTCCATGCAGCTTACGTTATTGTTAAGAAGCATGGAATTAGAGGGGCATATCAAGGCCTGCCTGCTACATGGCTCAGGAATATTCCAGCCAATTCTGCTTTTTTTG GTTTTTATGAACTTAGTAGAACATTGGCGACACCAGAGGGTGGAACAGTTCAGGATCTCTCCCCCTTTGCATTATTAGCGTCAGGCGGCACAGGTGGCTTCCTTTATTGGTTCCTTACATATCCAACAGATGTCATTAAGTCATCTATGCAAGCTGATGACTCCATAGTAGAAAAGAGACGCTTTAAAAGCATAAAAGATTGCATAAGGCAACTTTACCACGAAGGTGGATGGAAAAGGTTCTACACTGGCTTCACACCCTGTTTATTACGATCTATTCCTGCAAATGCAACTTTGTTTTTTGTAGTTGAAACAATGAGGAAGTATTTACCTCTTTGA